attacacatactaattttttttttttgggggggggggagggggggttgtaGGCATAGTAGTAAGGCTTGAAAAGGTTGCACCAATCCATGCTCATCTTGCCACCCTCTGCAGCAGACGACAGGAAActgtttcaatgcctaaatatagtctcaGATAACAAGACTGGTCCAATAGAGAGGTgccagtgtgacgtcacattaccatggtagaaaaatttctggatcacaacaatagggaacttgagcaacgacgacggcgacggcgacggtaaAGAGAACGGCAAacaaagcaataggtttatttaCGGAATCCGAGGTGGCTCAGccacttttatttctatttgtatTTGCATTTGCGTTTTTCTGTCGtcatttacattttgttttgtgttttttgttttaattttaatttttatttgcattttaattttccattcaGTTTTCATTAGCATTTTCATTTgtgtttgcatttttgttttaccTGCATTTGCATTTCAATCGGCGTTTCATGTTTATCAACACTTTCAGTTACGTTTCCGTTTttctttgcatttgcattttgcttttaattcttatttttttgtgacgtcaaaatCAAAACGGAGGGTCAAACGCTATTATATTTCAACTTTTTATTTCGTTTCTTTCATCACTCACTTGTTTTTCATGTGACTTTTACCTTTTTGCTAGCCTGCTTTATGTTAAACTTCGTGGATAGGTGTCGACAGATGGCGATGGTGTGATTGCAATCGACGACCACACAGCGGGAGTTACCTCTGGCTGACTACATAACTCTTGCTTGTCATGGATGTCGACGTGGACATGGTTGTTTTATTCTTAAGAGAACTCTTGAGAAAAAATAAGACTAACAAGCTGATTTTGTTATATCTCAATGAAAAGTTTGGATTGCAGTGGAGGTAAGTCTTTAAAGTGGAATTTATCCCAGTTTTTCACTTAAGCATGGGTATCACTCGTCACCAAACGCTCCTCATTCGCTGTCTCGGATATTATAACTTGCCAGCGACGAAAAAGCACCCTAAATTTTGGTTCGGTGAGTTTATACTGTGCTTCCTAAACAGTCCCTTTAGATGTTCTACTCTATGTACTGTCTCCATTTAAGAAACACAAATTCAGTAGTAGAAGGGCAAAGGTCAGCTTTACTCTTTAAGGGTCCTTAAGCAATGTGGTGCACCTCCAGCTTCACTGGCTAAGGTGTATACAACCATTGTTCGTCCTGTTCTAGAATATGCTGCCCCTGTCTGGCAAAATATGCCAGATTTTCTATCTTATAAGATGGAGAGCATTCAGAAAAGGGCTATGCGcatcatttttcctttaatgaGTTACAACGAGGCATTACCCCTTGCATTTTATGAGGAGGTTGTGCATAATTATAATCTTAGATCTGGCACTAGCCGCTCCACGCGTCCTACCTGTAGGACCAAGCGCACGCAAGGGTTTGTCACGCATAAGTATACCTAGTGGCTTGTACAATTATATTTTCTAGTATTTATTGGATTTATTGTATTATGTTTTAGTATTCTATGTTTTGTAAATAGCTCTGTAATTCAACCATTCTGTATATTGCTGCAATGAGTCTTAATAAacagtcattattattattattattattattatttctcaaTTGTATATATTGCTGCCCCTTTCGGGACGGTGCAATCCAGCAATATGGACCGTAGTTCTTGTTGTTTATTAATTAATGATACATGTAGTTGCTCGACGCTGAAAAGGTTTTTCAAGAACCACAATTTGAGACGACATGATGATGTGACTGCTCAAGACGTCATAAAGGCTGTTGAGGTACGTTACGTTTATATGCTTATTTAAGTAAGTATGTTTAGCTTTCTTTGTAAATGTTCCCTGCATATACATTTTGGAAAGGCTCTGAGTTTCGGCGGTCAtagctctgtttttttttaaattttatttctgggAGCTTAAAAGATTCACCCAAAACCTAACAAAGAAtgtgtttttgattttttcaagACATTAAAGTTAATAAATTCACGTTTACCTTAATTCGGACATACGAAAAATCAGTAAGTAATAGTTCAGCTTTAACTGCAATGTAATCATAACTGATATCGTATAACATCCCACATGAAAAATTCACCAACTATGACATTTGCCAGCTGGAACTGAAGGGATCAGGACAGCTTCTTGGATGCGAGATCTTTACATCTTCGGATTAGAATGCATCAAGGGCTCCTGGTTACAAGGTATGTATGTTCTTAATCGTTGTCTTATTTTTCACTGAAGTCAGTTCTCTCTTTGGGATAGCCACTAAGTGCCCGTTTgagggtagcctgcgtagcaatcGTTTCCGCGCGAGCTGAGTCCAGGAAGTTAAAATGGGGcgacagcaaaaaaaaaaaaaactctttctaCGCAGACTAGTTTGAGGGAGATGTCCATCGTTTTTTCCCGACCCAACTGACCgccccctgggtctccgaggatggatcATGTCTTGATAATTTGCATGCCAGCGTGAGAACATCCTGGTTTGTACTTAAAAGGATGAGATTAGTGAGAAATCATGTGACATCCAGCTTCTAATCAAATGTACAAAGTAGTGCACCTTGTAGCTTGTACCTTTTCCATATCTTCATACTTCTAGGGGCATCGCAAAACCTCAACCTGTCAGATCAGTAATTATATTCTCTTAACGATTCTTTCCCCTTCTCGTTTCTTCTCCCTTCTTGTAATGTTCTTTGTAAGATTGCCTTGGCACACAACTGTCAAATTTCAGcattctttttcatttcatttcatttatttttttcctacagccacaacaacaacaatttataaTGGTAATGGCAAGGAAGCCTATATAGAAGCCTATATAGAAGCTTATAAACTGTAGGCTTCCATGCACTATAGGGTAAATCATGTAGGTTAAgggtactgaatgaaaatttaatttatttttttttacgagaGAAATTCCATGGGTTTAGACGGAATTGTAATACGATTTGATGATCCAAGCTTTTTATATGcggtttttgtttatttctataGGGAACAGGTAGAGTTGGCTTTGCAGTATCTTGCCCTTTCACAAGTTGTGGCTCGTGGAccagggaaaaaaaatgtccTGCGTAAACGAAAATACGTGTCCAAGGTGAGCaccaaaaacaagacaaaaactaaGACAACTTGTATAAAAGCGGACATCATATTGTAGATCCTGCGAGTCAGTCCAGGGTTTCTTAGTCAGTAACTTTCATGGGAAAGCCGGTACTTGTCATCCCATAACTAAATActttaaatcaataaaattgcttttacGTACAACTCTACCCATGTTAGATTCAACCCCCGATATTTCTAACGCCCATACGTACGTGAGATAATAAATGTTAAAGCTACTGTTATTTTAGTAGGGaacgttttttgtttacagcatCATATAGTGAAAACACTGAGCATACAATAACACACGCAGGCTTTTTAGGGTAATCGTAATCTCTGTTCTTTATATTCTATATTATTTTAACTTACTTTCTCCTTGAATTTTAAGGGACCAAACTGGTGTTGGCATCTGGATGGTTATGACAAATTGTCCCGTTGGGGTATATTTATCCATGGAGCTATTGATGGATTCTCTAGGAAAATTATTTGGCTTAGGTATAAATAGTACGTAGATattttaacataaaaatttagtggggggagggggctaataacacaaatatttaaaaaattaacttaaataattatcttcctttcttttttaatagagCTTACTCAACAAATAAGCAACCGTGGGTCGTAGCAAAATACTACATGCAGCATGTTTGCAGCTTGAACGGTACTGGTAATTTTAAGTATTGGATGtgtaatttcttttgttgttgttgttaattacATCTCGCCTGCTTACCCATATGTGATGCGACACACCAATCCCCCACTCCAGGACTTAGGACAGTATGGGTAAGTGCAAcggtttctgggatcgtttgggtgCCCAAGCGTTACTCATCATTGCTAATAAGCGCCGAAAGTTTTTACCCCTTTCCCCTATAAATCCTGGACTGgagaaattcattttaatagGTAGTCTAGAAGAAACCACCGTTGTTAACAATGACTTGCGTTTTGAACAATTCTGTGAAAGTCGTCTTGATCCTCAGTGCTGGTATAGTTAAAATGAAACGAGTGTCTATTAAGGTCGTACTATAAGTCGGACTATAACATGGTTTTAGTTTGaaaatcttttccttttctttcactttttcagTGTTGCCATCGGTCACATGCTCCGATGTAGGAAGAGAGACAGGCCTTGTGGCTTCGTGTCAGTGTTTTTTGCGTAGAAACTCAGGAGATGATTTTGCTGGAGAGAAATCCACAAATTCGTGAAGTCCACTACGAATCAAGTAAAGACAAGAGCCCATAACCTGGATCGACATACACTCGTGCCACGGCGTTTTcacttttcagtttatttttactgAAAGATTTTTGCGCGAATATTGAATATCTTTTCAGTCCCACAAACTATAGTCAACAAAACCAGAACCCTTGAAAATGGCATTTTGGAccttaatgaaataaaaatgtcacGTCTTATACTTTTCCCGCGTTAATTGAAGTCAATGAAAGGATCGGAGAGGAACTTACATTTTCGCGTCACAACGTGCTGTGCAATGTATGTTTAAAAGACCTTCCCTTGAaaatgccgttttttttttaatagagtAGATTACTAATACCTGCGGTAGATAAAGTATTGGTTGAATTTGGGCACGTTTTGTAGCAAGACTGTTTCTAGTTTCTCCAGCAATCTAGAGGGAGTCCCTTTCACAATATGTAAAATTTATTGAGGGTCATCTCTAACAAGCAACACTGATGAATAGGGGGTTCGCTTTGTTAGACTTCTAAGATCTTGTAAGCTTTCTGAAAATGGCTGGCCCCCTTACATATAACAAACGACCAGCTAGTAAAGATAATTACTACTTATTTAAATCTAACGGCTTGCAATTGTTTCTTGCAGCGCATAGAGGCATTCTGGAGCCAGCTGCGTAAAATGTGTGGGGAtttttggatttcccttttTGAGGTTGGTGCTCATCATGACCAGTTTCGACCTggtttagcctgcgtaacaggcgcttggaagtagtggacgAAAGAGAGAACGaacgcgcgcgagggagacacgggAGGTGTGTGGCGTGTCTCCTTCTCTTGCGGGCGTTTTTCcgtgtgcccactacttccaaacTTGCCATGAACTGAACTCAACTGAAATGAATCTCGAATTCAATGGATTCTAACGCTGATTGATACGTCAGTTATAATAATCTGCGCATCGGCCGGCTCGGCATATAGAATTCAACGTCTGATAGCTTAAGTCAAGTTAATGTAACTTATCAAATTACAATCTGATGTTTTCTAGGATATGGAATTTCAAGGAATACTAGATGTGACAGACGCGGTGCACAGGTGATTACTTCTACGTTCTACGCATATATAGAGGAAGTGAGTGGTTTCGCAAGAGAAAGGTGAAGCTTAATTGAACAATACTGGAGAGAACGGTGGTTCGGTAATGGCAGCACTTAATGGCTGCCAAGGCAATCCTTTTGATACCGCCTAATTCCTTTCAGATCGTCTTATTGGAGAAAGTCTGTGTGAACATGTGATGACAATTATTAATATCTCTTTTATCAccgtctttgctggtgttctttttgtgcatcagccgggcgcaaaccatgcacctagcaCGTCAGTCACCCAAGACAAACaatctgttcatacactgagcaccttttattattattattattattattattattgttattatcattattattattattattattattattaatattattattattattattatgattattaacAAACATATTTTGGGAATCCTGTCCAAGCGAAACTGATTTTACGGGGCTGCCTTAatttaacatatttttattgtgccgtTATGCTTCTTTATTTTAGGCATTGCTTTCTTCGTGTCTACTTGCCTCTTCTCCAAAACGAACTCAATGACTTTAAAGAACAGCATAATTCTCATCGTATCCGAAAACAAAAAGACCGCCGCGTCCCAAACGGTGTTCCAGACGATCTCTACCTGTTTCCGGGCATTCACGGTAATTATCATGGTCCTTCATTTCTAACATCGTTTTCCGAGCAAACAGTAAAAAAGCAACTATCAAAACGACAACAACTGAGTGATATTTAATACTGAAGTCAAGATAGTTAAGTAATAAGAATGCACAATCCATATGAGTGATTTCATTtgaaccgtgaaacagatacCAAGAAATAGTGCAAAATAGCGAGAGATAAACGTAatagtgcataatagtgcgaAGCCGCATTCTATTACCTATTTcgcggttcaagtaaaatcactcttttGTACAGATCATAGCCTATATGGAATTTGTTTTCATGTAAGATTTAGACATTACTACATCCCTCTGAAATTTCCTTGCTCTTTAAATGGATTTTCTGGTAAAAAACAGTCGACGATATGGTATGATACAGTGCTGTGTGGTCCGGCTTGATCGGGTGTggtgttttgtgttttggtgTACTGTGGCATATATGGAAAAACAGATGAaaagcctgcgtagcaggtgcaTAAACGTGATACAAGCGCAGAAAAACATTGAAAGGGGTTTTGACAGTTAATtacaagtgtaataactttATCTAAACAGGATTTCAGGATATGGGACACGTACCCACAGAAAACGACCTTGCTTATTTAGAAGAGAGATTCGCTTTTGAGGAACCCCTTCCCACGCCAGTCCCCTCTGCGTTTGTTGACGCTATAAACGGCTTACTTCCAGACGGCTACATAGAGAATGCATCAAGGGCAAATAGTGCTTACAGATCGCTattaaacttttttcaaaagtcCAGTTAACTGAACGTTATACACGAAGCTCTTTTCACTTTTTAACGCTGTATTAAGAAATTGATACTGTCATGGAAGGACCAATAAAACAATACTTGGATTTGTTACCTTATATTAGcgtttttcttatttatatttgcATTA
The genomic region above belongs to Porites lutea chromosome 12, jaPorLute2.1, whole genome shotgun sequence and contains:
- the LOC140922131 gene encoding uncharacterized protein, with protein sequence MHQGLLVTREQVELALQYLALSQVVARGPGKKNVLRKRKYVSKGPNWCWHLDGYDKLSRWGIFIHGAIDGFSRKIIWLRAYSTNKQPWVVAKYYMQHVCSLNGTGNFKYWMCNFFCCCC